TTCAATACTGCCCTCTATCTCTTCTGGACAGCACTGTGCTTTGCTGAAGGTGCTCATAATAGATTGCTGCCTTCTGAATTTTGCTTTGGATCGCCTCATCACTTCTGTCAGGTCAACGTCCGGGTTAGATCTGCGATATCCGGGAGCTGTCATCAAAATCCGTAAGGCAAAGCACTTCTCACAAGGGTTTCTATAAGTACGCGCATAGGTCGTCACTTCAACTAAGCAAGTGCAAGCAGTATTCTAATTGAAGAAAAAACTCCTGTAAACTAGCCTTTACGCGACCTCCGTTCTAGATTCAGGAAGTTCAAGAACTCACGTGCTCAATCTGGAGGGGTGCACGTGCCCCTTGCACCCCACAGGAGTTACGCGCCTGTACTAGCATGCAGCAAAAGCACGGGAATGCAGTAGTTATGAAAGCATAGATTTAgccaatttttatgttttacaAACTTAAAGATGTGTGTAAAATTTTAACTGAGCACAGCACATTGGAGTTTGAGGTTGATCAGGACAGTGATCTTTTAATATTGGTTTGTATAGGTCTATCTCACCTATAGAGACAGCGTGGATCTACTTGTTTGTAGGTTAAGTCAATCAGTGCTTTGTAAATTTAAGTTTATTTGAAGAATAGGGTATGTGAGAATTATATTAAttgagtttgttgttgctggtaATGCACTCTCAATCTGTTTATGGTAAAACCGGCTTGCAAGTGTCAATAAAACTAAATCTGAAGCAAACTACGTGTATGTGCAGATATGAGCATGCCACGTGTGGCAGAAATTTGATACATTACTAAACTGGCATGAGATAGGCAGTGTTCACACTGCTAGTTACAGGGTAGTTATCCAACCAGGGTCTAGTAACTAAACTACAGTGTGAACACCAGCCGTGGTTAATGCATAGTTATAGCATTGTTATAGCATAGTTATCGAACTAAGCTTGTGACCTTGGTTAAAGCATAGTTACAGTAGTTGCACATGCGTAGTAGGCCTAGAtgattagtctcgcgtagcgtGGAAGGATCTGGATAAGCGAGACTACTAGATGATGTCTAGTCATAACTCCCGTCAGTCTGCTTTTGAAATGATGCATTTTATCAGACATACTATCGTGCATAACGAACTTCCGTTTGTGTGCATCCCACTTCTGAATACTAGAGTAATAGCCATGTTCACGCTAGCGTGAACAACCGTCTAATTAACTATACCGTAGTTACCAAACTACGAATATAACTATAGTTGCACAGCTATGCTATTACTATAGCAGTGTGAACACGGCCAGAGGCAGTTTTAATTAGCACAAACTTTTTGATCTTTGAAATGTCTTAAGGGAGAGCAACGTTTGTACTGTTTGTGAATTTATTAGTGTGTGCCAGTGAATTTGGGTTGACTTTGGGTACATTGTTGAGGGATAGTGCAATTCTGACTAAATGTTTTTAGTTACGTAGTTTTGATGGTGTGGTACAAAGTAAGAGTTAGTAGCTTATAACATTTTATTATGTACAAAATCATACACCCGTGTACCATTTTAATGTATACAAATTACTCAGGGATATTTCTATGCTTTCTTGATTGTATTAGCGAGGTTTATGTTACCAGTGGGGCATGTGATAAGGAGTCATGAGCTATATCTACTCGTTACATAATGTATCGTAACGTTTGAAACTTTTGGTTATGAACATTGTCTTAGTGACAATATCCAAGTAAGAACCAGCACTTTTCACTTGTCATTTGTCATTCtcgtgttgatgttgttgcatgCGTCTGAAAGTTGATAAACATCTCTATCTAGGAGTTTGACCGTGAAgcatttcttggtttacaaaAGAAAGAGTTTAATGGTGTGACTGAAGACCAAGGTCAGGAGAAACTAAGAAAGATATTTGAAGTAGCTGACCAGGTTAGAGAGATACACCAGCACAACTAATTACATAATGCATGTAACATAAGTCTTTACCTACAGGATGGAGACATGCTTCTTAGCCAAACAGAGCTGAAGGATTGGATACAAAACAAGGTTTGTTACACTTCAGAAGAAGATATCTACCTCTGTTTTATTAACCGTGTAAATTCTTAGATTTTAGAATATTTTCGACGGTCACATAATGACAACAACCAAAGATTTCATGAAATGGATGCTAACAATGACAGACGAATTACATGGGATGAATACGTGGCTCAACTGCATGTGCCTGAAGGGACTAATCGTAAAGTTTTACTGAAAGCTGCCGAGTTTCACAGGCCACATTCTCGAGACAGTAAGATATTCAAGGAATTTTTTCGAcctagcagacagacaactgaatTTGACATTAACAAGAGAAAGTGATTAATGAGGGGTGATTGAGTAGATGTTGTAATTGTAACACTAGGACACTTTAACCAGTGTTTTTACTTCAAACAAGGCAATGAGTTTGTTCACCATCTTTTCAGTGGATTAACCAGCTCTGGAAGAAACAGTGTAGACAAACGAAGCTTGTAATAAAAAGAAAGTGGACAACTGAGATGCTGCTGACTTGGTGTAGTGAATTAATTGTGATTCATTTATTTCTCAGTGTGGGCATTGTGTGAACTTTGTTATATTTGCCTTCTACGTACACTTTATCATGACATCTGAAATGATAGTGTTTGTTTCTAGTATTTTAGATGTACAAAGAAGGCCAATTGCCACCATATAACTAAACTTTGAAAATAAGTGTTACAATTTCCTGTAGCATTGAAATCTATAGTGCACAAAATGAGTTTATGCTGGAACAGCAAATGAGAAGTTTCATTTCTTCTTGTTAACTGATGCAATTACTTTTCATTCAATGTGTATACTATAGTATGCTACAGTATGTGGTAGTTTTTAGAACTAGACTTTGTCTTCTTGATATAATCTTGCAATTGGGAATTTGCTGGTTTTGTGTCATGTGGCCATCATGAATGTGTCAAATACTGCAGTTATGAAATGTTAAAAGAAAGAATATCTAACTCTTTCTATTGTTTGTAGTATGTGCTGGAAAATTTACAGTTGCATACAGTGTCAGTCGTGCAAGTTGTGGTAGTGTGCATGTCAGCTACAGGCTGTTTTGTGCTATTTAAGTGGCTGTCCTTGGACTAGATGTATTGTATTCTACTGTAGTATAAATGTATTAACATATAATAgactttcttgtttgtgacTCTGAATCACTGCTGTAAATTCTTTAAATTTTTATGAGAAGTATGATAATTCAACCAGTTGCAGAATTTATTGTGAAATCAATGTATTATTGTAGGGTGATGTATAGTACACCAAAAATACCTTACCTTAGATCACTAATGTCTTTTGTTGAAATGTTTTCTATTCTGTCTTTGCTATTTTTAGGGGATCATGTTGGTAACAACACAGAAAGTCCTAATGGTGAGGAGAGAAACCTGCATGATTTGTCAGATGAGGAACAGGTAGCTAGTGAATTTCTAAGTCGTGATCAAGACACTTGGGAGATGGCAGATCAAAATCGTGATGGAGAATTGCAGGAAGAAGAATTCCTATCTTTTCAACATCCTGagcaaaacagaaaaacagtaTTTATTGCAATGTTGTGTGGaggactgtgtgtgtgtgtgtgtgtgtgtgtgtgtgtgtgtgtgtgtgtgtgtgtgtgtgtgtgtgtgcatgagtgtgtgcatgtgtgtgcatgtgtgtgtgcgtgtgtgtgggggCATGCGTTTGCGTATGCATGTACGCATATATGTAGGCACGTAGGCATGCATTTTTGCTGCAAGGTTTGTGTTTTACAGCTACAAGGGTTTGTGTCTGATGTCATTGAAAGTATGGACAAGAATAATGATAGACTGCTGACATTGCAAGAGTACACAGGATTGGACACTCCCAAAGATCAGGTGAAGTAATTGCCTTGTCGCACTAACTTGTTTTGATATGGTAAAGTTATGGATTTCAGTGGAGTAAAGAAGATGAAGATTTCTTCAGAAATAGGGAGGAAGAGTTTAGAGATATGGTGGACAGCAATGCAGATGGAATAGTGGATAAGGTTTGTTGGTACTTGTTGTaattcaatgtgtgtgtggggggggggggcgtctgtagctcagttggttagagggttgcgtttggagaatggaacATCCGGGATGT
The DNA window shown above is from Corticium candelabrum chromosome 13, ooCorCand1.1, whole genome shotgun sequence and carries:
- the LOC134189222 gene encoding 45 kDa calcium-binding protein-like, with the translated sequence MWITLALLVTLPLLVVSSPLRRRKDERADVDELQIHVLPSGVPKEKQWEEANEDVLPNHLEGVRMQRDGEFNKEFDREAFLGLQKKEFNGVTEDQGQEKLRKIFEVADQDGDMLLSQTELKDWIQNKILEYFRRSHNDNNQRFHEMDANNDRRITWDEYVAQLHVPEGTNRKVLLKAAEFHRPHSRDRDHVGNNTESPNGEERNLHDLSDEEQVASEFLSRDQDTWEMADQNRDGELQEEEFLSFQHPEQNRKTLQGFVSDVIESMDKNNDRLLTLQEYTGLDTPKDQWSKEDEDFFRNREEEFRDMVDSNADGIVDKDEMEAHLDPRSEQHAMNEALHLITMADTNQDKKLSLEEVIDNYEVFVGSPMVNVSRSFHDEF